Proteins encoded within one genomic window of Bradyrhizobium sp. CB1717:
- the gspM gene encoding type II secretion system protein GspM, protein MSSAMGSKVASGNAVARALTGSPLIAVSLYIAIAGGLLLMAGLSIADVIAHRQALAESSDLLDQLRGRKSGAKNAATSAAEHPGTPFLEGPTVTVAGANLLQRVAAAVGNVGGSVQSSQVDVSGAQTKDGFVGLVVSCELEQPALQKLLYDIEAGMPFLFVDQLDVQVPQTTALGDAPTGRVRVILGVSGQWQAGK, encoded by the coding sequence ATGAGCAGTGCCATGGGCAGCAAGGTTGCGAGCGGAAACGCCGTGGCGCGGGCGCTGACGGGCTCGCCGCTGATTGCGGTCTCGCTCTACATCGCGATCGCCGGCGGGCTGTTGCTGATGGCCGGCCTCTCGATCGCCGACGTCATTGCTCACCGCCAGGCGCTGGCAGAGAGCTCCGACCTGCTCGATCAGTTGCGCGGCCGCAAGAGCGGCGCCAAGAACGCCGCGACGTCGGCGGCCGAGCATCCCGGCACGCCGTTCCTGGAAGGGCCGACCGTGACGGTCGCGGGCGCCAATCTGTTGCAGCGGGTTGCAGCCGCCGTCGGCAATGTCGGCGGCTCGGTGCAGTCTTCGCAGGTGGACGTATCAGGTGCGCAAACCAAGGACGGCTTCGTCGGCCTCGTCGTGAGCTGCGAGCTGGAGCAGCCCGCGCTGCAGAAGCTGCTCTACGATATCGAGGCCGGCATGCCGTTCCTGTTCGTCGACCAGCTCGACGTCCAGGTGCCGCAGACCACCGCGCTCGGCGATGCCCCCACCGGCCGCGTCAGGGTGATCCTGGGCGTCTCCGGCCAGTGGCAGGCGGGGAAGTAG
- a CDS encoding autotransporter domain-containing protein, which translates to MFGPEMARKRIGQRLRSVTRHSLATLLATTALGVVAAHAVDATWTGASTDWTDPANWNPSVPDGTATFTSSGSANVDNFNGVVVIGTVQFTNTAQAYTVTIGDAFIVNGTGIINDSGNTQNFVSTSNGINMVFQNSSTASGGTGAVTITNSSGGTVSFLQNSTAGTASIINGSFLTFEDSSNAGSAHITNNAGGQIDFFTSASAGNATISNAASATLNFHNATTAATSSIINDGTVNFDGSATAGSATITTNNGATTNFSGAATGGSARFIANAGGTVDISGLTSGGMTTGSIEGAGNYVLGANTLTTGSLNTSTQVDGVISGAGGGLTKVGTGTLTLTNVNTYTGATTISAGTLALSSVGSIASSSVVTVNGTFDISAASFPIIAITTLAGSSSGVVNMGAHGLFVSNGSTEFAGVIQGTGGFEVGSGTQTLSGVNTYSNVTQIDGGATLALKGAGSIASSLYVALAGAGATLDISQTNSGASVGGLLSPSTAGFVSLGSKTLTITNGSFYGGVIQDGGIGGGTGGNLVIANGATQQLFGTSTYTGTTTIASGGELDLIDFGGLNGSIATSSGVVANGVFDISGQLNGGTSIKALSGSGTVNLGFNTLTITNASGTFSGVIDDAGFGGGLTLTGGMQTLSGNNTYTGATTINGGTLVVDGSILNSPVTVNTGGTLAGSGTVAGVQVSGGTLAPGSAASPFGPLTVTGSLIFTAASTYLVQVSSTSASLTQVTGATDLGGATVRANFASGTVKKQYTILTAAGSLVSTTFNPTVLSNMPTLNATLSYDTNNVYLNVNVNFTPSGGLNANQKNVANTLTNFFNTTGGIPAAFAALSPAGLTTASGELGTGILQAAINADGQFMSLMLDPTIIGRSGGFAKAGSVAQFAESDDASAYARMRPATAREREAYAMATKAPLLSSQPSSRWSVWSAGYGGSAEVGGNAAVGSQDLTARVWGGAAGADYRISLDTLVGFALGGGGLNYSVANAMGSGSADLFQAGVYGRHNFGPAYIAAALAYGWHDVTTNRTVALAGSDQLQGRYKADSFSARFEGGYRFATPTIGITPYAAAQVTNFNLPNYSETSLNGGGLFALNYAAQSLTDTRSELGLRTDKSYAMHNGVLTLRGRAAWAHDYNPGRAVTALFQTLPGTSFVVNGARVDAESALASASAEMKWLSGFSIAGTFDGEFSGNVTSYSGKGVFKYSW; encoded by the coding sequence ATGTTCGGACCGGAAATGGCGCGCAAGAGGATCGGACAGCGGCTGCGGTCGGTGACGCGCCACTCGCTGGCGACCCTGCTCGCCACGACCGCGCTCGGCGTCGTCGCCGCCCACGCCGTGGACGCCACCTGGACCGGCGCCAGCACCGACTGGACGGATCCGGCCAACTGGAACCCGAGCGTGCCGGACGGAACCGCGACCTTCACCAGCAGCGGCAGCGCGAACGTCGACAACTTCAACGGCGTCGTCGTCATCGGCACGGTGCAGTTCACGAACACTGCGCAGGCCTACACGGTCACGATCGGCGATGCGTTCATCGTCAACGGCACCGGCATCATCAACGATTCGGGCAACACGCAGAACTTCGTGTCGACGTCCAACGGCATCAATATGGTGTTCCAGAACAGCAGCACCGCCAGCGGCGGAACTGGTGCCGTGACGATCACGAACAGCTCCGGTGGCACCGTCTCGTTCCTCCAGAACAGCACGGCGGGGACGGCAAGCATCATCAACGGCAGCTTCCTCACCTTCGAGGATTCCAGCAATGCCGGCAGCGCCCATATCACCAACAACGCGGGCGGCCAGATCGATTTCTTCACCAGCGCCTCGGCCGGCAACGCCACCATCAGCAATGCCGCGTCGGCCACACTGAACTTCCACAACGCCACCACCGCCGCCACCTCGTCCATCATCAACGACGGAACGGTGAATTTCGACGGCTCCGCCACCGCCGGCAGCGCCACCATCACCACCAACAACGGCGCGACGACGAACTTCTCGGGCGCGGCGACCGGCGGCAGCGCGCGCTTCATCGCCAATGCCGGCGGCACCGTCGACATTTCGGGCCTCACCAGCGGTGGAATGACCACCGGCTCGATCGAAGGCGCGGGCAATTACGTGCTCGGCGCCAACACGCTCACCACCGGCAGCCTCAACACCTCGACCCAGGTCGACGGCGTGATCTCCGGCGCCGGCGGCGGCCTGACCAAGGTCGGCACCGGCACGCTGACCCTGACCAACGTCAACACCTACACCGGTGCGACGACGATCTCGGCCGGAACGCTGGCATTATCCAGCGTCGGCAGCATCGCGAGTTCCAGTGTCGTGACGGTGAATGGAACATTCGACATCTCTGCGGCCTCGTTCCCGATCATCGCCATCACGACGCTCGCCGGCAGTTCGAGCGGCGTCGTCAACATGGGCGCCCACGGGCTGTTCGTCAGCAACGGCTCGACCGAATTCGCGGGCGTCATCCAGGGTACTGGCGGATTTGAAGTCGGCAGCGGCACTCAGACGCTCTCGGGCGTGAACACCTACAGCAACGTCACTCAGATCGACGGAGGCGCCACGCTGGCGCTGAAGGGCGCCGGCTCGATCGCAAGCTCGCTCTATGTCGCCCTCGCCGGCGCCGGCGCCACGCTCGATATTTCCCAGACCAACTCGGGGGCTTCGGTCGGCGGCCTTCTCTCCCCCAGCACCGCCGGCTTCGTCTCGCTGGGATCGAAGACGCTGACGATCACGAACGGCAGCTTCTATGGCGGCGTGATCCAGGACGGCGGCATCGGCGGCGGCACCGGCGGCAACCTCGTGATCGCGAACGGCGCGACGCAGCAGCTGTTCGGTACCAGCACCTATACCGGCACCACGACCATCGCGAGCGGCGGCGAACTCGATCTCATCGATTTCGGCGGCCTCAATGGCAGCATCGCGACCTCCAGCGGCGTCGTCGCCAACGGCGTCTTCGATATCTCGGGCCAGCTCAACGGCGGCACCTCGATCAAGGCGCTGTCGGGCTCGGGCACCGTCAATCTCGGCTTCAACACGCTGACCATCACCAACGCCAGCGGAACCTTCTCCGGCGTCATCGACGATGCCGGCTTCGGCGGCGGCCTGACGCTGACCGGCGGCATGCAGACGCTGTCCGGCAACAACACCTACACCGGCGCCACCACCATCAACGGCGGCACGCTGGTGGTCGACGGCTCGATCCTGAACAGCCCGGTCACCGTCAACACAGGCGGCACGCTCGCCGGCAGCGGCACGGTCGCCGGCGTCCAGGTCAGCGGCGGCACACTGGCGCCGGGCAGCGCAGCGAGCCCGTTCGGGCCGCTGACGGTGACCGGCAGCCTGATCTTCACCGCCGCCTCGACCTATCTGGTGCAGGTCTCCTCCACCAGTGCCAGCCTCACCCAGGTCACGGGCGCGACCGACCTCGGCGGCGCGACGGTGCGCGCGAACTTCGCCTCGGGCACGGTCAAGAAGCAGTACACGATCCTGACCGCGGCCGGCAGCCTCGTCAGCACCACCTTCAATCCGACCGTTCTGTCGAACATGCCGACGCTCAACGCGACGCTGAGCTACGACACCAACAACGTGTACCTCAACGTCAACGTCAACTTCACACCTAGCGGCGGCCTCAACGCCAACCAAAAGAACGTTGCGAACACGCTGACCAACTTCTTCAACACGACCGGCGGCATCCCAGCGGCCTTCGCCGCGCTGAGCCCGGCGGGATTGACCACCGCTTCGGGCGAGCTCGGCACCGGCATCCTCCAGGCCGCGATCAACGCCGACGGCCAGTTCATGAGCCTGATGCTCGACCCGACCATCATCGGCCGCTCCGGCGGCTTCGCCAAGGCGGGCAGCGTCGCGCAATTCGCCGAGAGCGACGACGCTAGCGCCTACGCCAGGATGCGTCCGGCGACTGCGCGCGAGCGCGAAGCCTATGCAATGGCGACCAAGGCGCCGCTGCTCTCCTCGCAGCCGAGCAGCCGCTGGAGCGTCTGGTCGGCGGGCTATGGCGGCTCGGCCGAGGTCGGCGGCAATGCTGCGGTCGGCTCGCAGGACCTGACCGCACGGGTCTGGGGCGGCGCGGCCGGCGCCGATTACAGGATTTCGCTCGACACCCTGGTCGGCTTCGCGCTCGGCGGCGGCGGGCTGAACTACTCGGTCGCGAATGCGATGGGCTCGGGCTCGGCCGACCTGTTCCAGGCCGGCGTCTATGGCCGGCACAATTTCGGACCGGCCTATATCGCGGCCGCCCTCGCCTATGGCTGGCATGACGTCACCACCAACCGCACCGTGGCGCTCGCCGGCTCCGACCAGCTCCAGGGCCGCTACAAGGCCGACAGCTTCTCGGCCCGTTTCGAGGGCGGCTACCGCTTCGCAACGCCGACGATCGGCATCACGCCCTACGCGGCGGCGCAGGTGACGAATTTCAACCTGCCGAACTATTCCGAAACGAGCCTCAATGGCGGCGGGCTGTTCGCGCTGAACTACGCCGCGCAATCCCTCACCGACACCCGCTCCGAGCTCGGCCTGCGCACCGACAAGTCCTACGCGATGCACAACGGCGTGCTGACCTTGCGCGGCCGCGCCGCCTGGGCGCACGACTACAATCCGGGCCGCGCCGTCACCGCGCTGTTCCAGACCCTGCCGGGCACCAGCTTCGTCGTGAACGGCGCCAGGGTCGACGCCGAATCCGCGCTCGCCAGCGCCAGCGCCGAGATGAAATGGCTGAGCGGCTTCTCGATCGCCGGCACCTTCGACGGCGAATTCTCCGGCAACGTCACCAGCTATTCCGGCAAGGGCGTGTTCAAGTACAGCTGGTGA